A single window of Helicobacter colisuis DNA harbors:
- a CDS encoding RluA family pseudouridine synthase, with the protein MPFIKQKFYFQTPIKAYLFLMRQFNLNMAQAQSYINKGRVVYEGKILGNNEKNKILEREVEVWIFKPNSIGLKPIYENEDFALFNKPAQMLIHPKGRFFHHSLIDEVREYFGVEASLIHRIDKETSGLVLVGKHKKSIVELGELFANNRIKKKYLALIKGKMRKTSKIFGDFCLLMPLSLQERGGDLSVRSVFLGQNLRKDSRLLGFRDAKSEFEILGEFGENTLLKVYPITGRTHQIRVHLFSIGFPILGDPLYGCEDWQSREYLDSEFIEENQDFGLCAQKRKEYFGAERLMLHAYSLEFSYKGREYYFRSCERFYL; encoded by the coding sequence ATGCCCTTTATAAAGCAAAAATTTTATTTTCAAACTCCCATTAAAGCTTATTTGTTTTTAATGCGACAATTTAATTTAAATATGGCACAAGCTCAAAGCTATATTAATAAGGGCAGAGTTGTTTATGAAGGCAAGATTCTGGGTAATAATGAGAAAAATAAAATCTTAGAAAGGGAAGTAGAAGTTTGGATTTTTAAGCCCAATTCTATTGGGCTTAAACCTATTTATGAAAATGAAGATTTTGCTCTTTTTAACAAACCTGCTCAAATGTTAATTCACCCAAAAGGAAGGTTTTTTCATCATAGCTTGATTGATGAGGTGCGTGAATATTTTGGGGTTGAAGCTTCTTTGATACACCGAATCGACAAAGAAACAAGTGGTTTAGTTTTGGTAGGAAAACATAAAAAGAGTATTGTTGAGCTAGGGGAATTGTTTGCCAATAATCGCATAAAAAAGAAATATCTAGCGCTTATTAAAGGGAAAATGCGTAAAACTAGCAAGATTTTTGGAGATTTTTGCCTTTTGATGCCACTTAGTTTGCAAGAAAGGGGCGGAGATTTAAGTGTGCGCTCTGTGTTTTTAGGGCAGAATCTAAGAAAAGATTCTAGGCTTTTGGGGTTTAGAGATGCAAAAAGTGAGTTTGAAATTTTGGGGGAGTTTGGGGAGAATACTTTGCTAAAAGTTTATCCTATAACAGGCAGAACGCATCAGATTAGAGTTCATCTTTTTTCTATTGGTTTTCCGATTTTGGGCGATCCGCTTTATGGTTGTGAGGATTGGCAGAGTAGAGAATATTTGGATAGTGAATTTATAGAAGAAAATCAAGATTTTGGACTTTGTGCACAGAAAAGAAAAGAATATTTTGGGGCAGAGCGATTGATGTTGCATGCTTATAGTTTGGAATTTTCTTATAAGGGGAGGGAATATTATTTTAGGAGTTGCGAGAGATTTTATTTGTAG
- the purB gene encoding adenylosuccinate lyase — translation MVERYAREEMKKLWDMNAKYSAWLEVEKALVKGWNTLGLIPDCDCKKICENAKFDIARIDEIEAVTKHDLIAFTTSVAESLGEESRWFHYGITSSDTIDTAVALQMRDSLKIIIEDVKALREVIKKRAYEHKDTLMVGRSHGIHGEPITFGLVCAIWYDEIGRHLQSLESTLEVISVGKISGAMGNLAHTPIELEELVCANLGLKAAPASNQVIQRDRYARLMTDLALLASSCEKIAVEIRHLQRTEVYEAEEYFSQGQKGSSAMPHKRNPVLSENITGLCRVIRSFALPAMENVALWHERDISHSSVERFILPDGFITTDFMLARLTSLIDKLVVYPKNMLKNLNLTGGLVFSQRILLELPKCGVSREDAYKIVQRNAMKVWQSLQEGQPALNAKGESLYLQYLLADSELVGLLSKNGGNGEQIIRDCFEFAYYTKNVDSIFKRVFGES, via the coding sequence ATGGTAGAGCGATACGCAAGAGAAGAGATGAAAAAGCTTTGGGATATGAATGCGAAATATTCCGCGTGGCTAGAGGTAGAAAAGGCATTGGTTAAGGGGTGGAATACATTAGGACTTATTCCTGATTGCGATTGTAAAAAAATTTGTGAGAATGCGAAGTTTGATATTGCAAGAATTGATGAGATAGAAGCGGTTACTAAGCACGATCTTATTGCTTTTACTACAAGCGTTGCAGAATCTCTAGGCGAAGAATCGCGATGGTTTCATTATGGAATCACCTCTAGTGATACGATTGATACCGCTGTGGCTTTGCAAATGCGCGATTCGCTAAAGATCATCATTGAAGATGTGAAGGCATTGCGTGAAGTGATAAAAAAACGCGCTTATGAACACAAAGATACGCTTATGGTGGGGCGAAGTCACGGAATTCACGGCGAACCTATCACTTTTGGCTTAGTGTGTGCGATATGGTATGATGAGATAGGGCGACACTTGCAGAGTTTAGAATCTACCTTGGAGGTGATTAGCGTAGGCAAGATAAGCGGTGCAATGGGGAATCTCGCCCACACTCCTATAGAGCTCGAAGAGCTTGTATGTGCCAATCTAGGGCTAAAGGCTGCTCCAGCAAGTAATCAAGTTATCCAAAGAGATCGATACGCACGGCTTATGACTGATTTGGCGCTTTTAGCAAGTAGTTGTGAAAAAATTGCTGTTGAAATTAGACATTTGCAACGCACCGAAGTGTATGAGGCAGAGGAGTATTTTAGCCAAGGACAAAAAGGAAGTAGTGCAATGCCACACAAACGCAATCCTGTTTTGTCTGAAAATATCACAGGGCTTTGTCGCGTGATACGCAGTTTTGCACTACCGGCTATGGAAAATGTCGCATTGTGGCACGAGCGAGATATTAGCCACTCAAGTGTGGAGCGATTTATTTTACCTGATGGTTTTATTACGACGGATTTTATGCTTGCGCGCCTTACAAGCTTGATTGATAAGCTTGTCGTGTATCCTAAAAATATGCTAAAAAATCTTAATCTTACAGGTGGCTTGGTTTTTTCTCAAAGAATCTTGCTAGAGCTTCCAAAATGCGGTGTAAGTCGCGAAGATGCTTATAAGATCGTGCAAAGAAATGCGATGAAAGTATGGCAGAGTTTGCAAGAGGGACAACCTGCGCTTAATGCAAAGGGTGAATCGCTTTATTTGCAATATCTTTTGGCAGATTCTGAACTTGTGGGACTTCTTAGCAAGAATGGTGGCAATGGAGAGCAGATTATCCGCGATTGCTTTGAGTTTGCTTACTATACAAAAAATGTGGATTCTATCTTTAAAAGGGTGTTTGGAGAATCGTAA
- a CDS encoding bifunctional anthranilate synthase component II/anthranilate phosphoribosyltransferase, translating into MILLIDNYDSFTYNIYQAFSRFNYPIKVLRNDQTSLEEIQSLNPSYIIIGPGPKSPKDAGISIQIVQHFKGIYPILGICLGHQAILSAFGVEIKNAKNIVHGKVEPLIHNAKGIFRHISQKTPIARYHSLVGKKEEIPDCFLISGMSEDGEVMAVEHKQYHLVGLQFHPESIGTKEGIKMLLNFLHYTREPIPTKDYLKKVLHQKSLNFQESYNLMDELTEGNLSDAQIGSILTSLEIKGIDEYELAGFASVLKKKAVKLNLKDNFDIRFDMVGTGGSEAKTFNVSTTAALLLATQAQKSNFGIIKHGNRAVTSKSGSADLLNALGINVTMDFSNVKTIYENLHITFLFAQKFHSAMRFAANARSSLGFKTAFNLIGPLSNPSPITHQLIGVFDKSYTEIMAKALAILGVKRAMVVSGLDGYDEISLCAPTQITELQNGSIKTYIFNPIEVGLDFVNHSLLQGGDSQENLQITLDIFNAKPSPKLDLVALNMGAALYLCNQAQNIKEGFFKAKEIIQSKEVFSLLESFKILSNQCPTKD; encoded by the coding sequence ATGATTTTACTCATTGATAATTATGATTCTTTTACTTATAATATTTATCAAGCCTTTAGTCGCTTTAACTATCCCATTAAAGTTTTAAGAAATGATCAAACTAGCTTAGAAGAAATCCAATCACTTAACCCAAGCTACATCATTATAGGACCTGGTCCAAAATCCCCCAAAGATGCGGGAATTAGTATCCAAATTGTGCAACACTTTAAAGGAATCTATCCAATTTTAGGAATCTGCCTTGGGCACCAAGCTATCTTAAGCGCTTTTGGAGTTGAAATCAAAAATGCCAAAAATATTGTGCATGGGAAAGTTGAACCACTCATTCACAATGCCAAAGGGATCTTCCGCCATATTAGTCAAAAAACTCCCATCGCGCGTTATCATTCTCTTGTGGGTAAAAAAGAAGAGATTCCAGATTGTTTTTTGATTAGCGGAATGAGTGAAGATGGCGAAGTTATGGCAGTTGAGCATAAACAATATCATCTTGTAGGATTGCAATTCCACCCTGAATCCATTGGCACAAAAGAAGGCATTAAAATGCTACTTAACTTTTTGCATTACACAAGAGAGCCAATCCCTACAAAAGACTATCTCAAAAAAGTCCTTCACCAAAAATCTCTCAATTTTCAAGAAAGCTATAATCTAATGGATGAACTCACTGAAGGCAACTTAAGTGATGCGCAAATTGGAAGTATTTTAACTAGCCTAGAAATTAAAGGCATTGATGAGTATGAATTAGCAGGTTTTGCATCTGTGCTTAAAAAGAAAGCTGTTAAACTCAACTTAAAAGATAATTTTGACATTCGTTTTGATATGGTCGGCACAGGGGGAAGTGAGGCAAAAACTTTTAATGTCTCCACAACAGCTGCTTTGCTTCTTGCCACACAAGCCCAAAAATCAAACTTTGGAATCATCAAACACGGCAATAGAGCGGTTACTTCTAAAAGTGGTTCGGCTGATTTATTAAATGCACTTGGCATTAATGTAACTATGGATTTTAGCAATGTTAAAACCATTTATGAAAATCTCCACATTACCTTTTTATTTGCCCAAAAATTCCATTCTGCAATGCGTTTTGCAGCCAATGCTCGCTCCTCACTTGGATTTAAAACCGCTTTTAATCTCATAGGCCCCCTAAGTAATCCAAGTCCAATAACCCACCAACTTATCGGAGTTTTTGATAAATCTTACACTGAAATTATGGCAAAAGCCTTAGCAATTTTAGGTGTAAAACGAGCAATGGTTGTGAGCGGACTTGATGGTTATGATGAAATCTCACTTTGTGCGCCAACACAAATTACAGAGTTACAAAACGGAAGCATTAAAACCTATATTTTTAATCCCATTGAAGTGGGATTAGACTTTGTCAATCATTCACTCTTGCAAGGCGGAGATAGTCAAGAAAATTTACAAATCACACTGGATATTTTTAATGCCAAACCCTCTCCCAAGCTTGATTTAGTTGCTTTAAATATGGGCGCTGCATTATACCTTTGCAATCAAGCCCAAAATATCAAAGAAGGTTTTTTTAAAGCCAAAGAAATCATTCAAAGCAAGGAAGTTTTCTCTCTTTTAGAATCTTTTAAAATCCTAAGCAATCAATGCCCCACAAAGGATTAA
- the hemB gene encoding porphobilinogen synthase produces MFKRLRRMRLNPNIREMLTQTTLHKKDFIYPLFITHGKNIRNPIESMPDVFQLSIDEALKECEALQNLGIFSIILFGIPKIKDSIGSEALSPEGIIAQATRAIKEKFPNMLVCVDLCFCEYTDHGHCGILNPKLNSVDNDLTLEILNQQALILAQSGADLIAPSAMMDGMIVSLRTMLDTNGFNHIPLMSYSTKFASGYYGPFRDVAQSTPSFGDRKSYQQNPANRREAILESLEDEAQGADILMVKPALAYLDIVRDIREQTLLPLAVYNVSGEYAMLKFAQKAGIIDYERVLLETMIGFKRAGADIIITYHAKEIANLI; encoded by the coding sequence ATGTTCAAGCGATTAAGACGTATGCGACTAAACCCAAACATTCGAGAAATGCTAACACAAACAACCTTGCATAAAAAAGATTTTATCTATCCGCTTTTTATCACGCATGGTAAAAATATCAGAAATCCAATAGAATCTATGCCGGATGTTTTTCAGCTTAGCATTGATGAAGCCCTAAAAGAGTGTGAGGCTCTACAAAATCTTGGGATTTTTTCAATCATTCTTTTTGGGATTCCAAAAATCAAAGATAGCATCGGTAGCGAAGCCCTAAGCCCAGAAGGAATTATCGCACAAGCCACAAGAGCCATTAAAGAAAAATTTCCTAATATGCTAGTTTGTGTTGATTTATGTTTTTGTGAATACACCGATCACGGACATTGCGGAATCTTAAACCCAAAACTTAATTCTGTTGATAATGATTTAACCCTAGAAATCCTTAATCAACAAGCCTTGATTCTAGCCCAAAGTGGTGCTGATCTAATCGCGCCTAGTGCTATGATGGATGGAATGATAGTAAGTTTGCGAACTATGCTTGATACTAATGGTTTTAATCACATTCCTTTAATGAGTTATTCTACGAAATTTGCAAGTGGCTATTATGGACCTTTTAGAGATGTGGCACAAAGCACTCCAAGTTTTGGCGATCGAAAAAGCTATCAACAAAACCCTGCAAATCGTCGCGAAGCGATTCTAGAAAGCCTAGAAGATGAGGCGCAAGGCGCGGATATTTTAATGGTTAAACCTGCCCTAGCCTATTTGGATATTGTAAGAGATATCCGAGAGCAAACCTTGTTACCACTAGCTGTTTATAATGTAAGTGGCGAATACGCTATGTTAAAGTTTGCACAGAAAGCAGGAATTATAGATTATGAGCGCGTTTTACTAGAAACAATGATTGGCTTTAAACGCGCTGGAGCAGATATTATCATCACCTATCACGCCAAAGAAATTGCTAATCTAATCTAA
- a CDS encoding aldo/keto reductase, protein MQSTIMQYVTLNNGIKMPILGFGTYSINDSHTILEAISYGYRLFDTAQMYGNEHKVGTAIREAIDKIGIKREDFFITTKLSNNMNFQEAKKGIETSLKSLNSSYIDLILIHEPYPKAKEMYKAMETYYKEGKLKAIGISNFTLHAFKEFIKTCEIPPAINQCETHIYYQQAALLQTMKPYGTILESWSPFIAGKVSKNKNGFFNDSALEKIAHKYNKSIAQIVLRFFTQQGIVTIPKASKKEHMQENIDIFNFNLTKEEIKTIKTFDKNATQFSWGYQ, encoded by the coding sequence ATGCAATCAACAATAATGCAATATGTAACCCTAAACAACGGAATAAAAATGCCAATTTTAGGATTTGGCACATACTCTATCAATGACAGCCATACAATTTTGGAAGCCATTAGCTATGGATATCGCCTCTTTGATACGGCACAAATGTATGGAAATGAGCACAAAGTCGGCACAGCAATAAGAGAAGCTATTGATAAAATTGGAATCAAACGAGAAGATTTCTTTATTACAACTAAGCTATCTAACAATATGAATTTTCAAGAAGCAAAAAAGGGGATAGAGACTAGCCTTAAATCTCTAAATTCTAGCTATATTGATTTAATCTTAATCCATGAGCCCTATCCAAAAGCCAAAGAAATGTATAAAGCCATGGAAACTTATTATAAAGAAGGAAAACTCAAAGCTATTGGAATCTCTAACTTTACACTCCACGCTTTTAAAGAGTTTATCAAAACCTGCGAGATACCTCCTGCAATCAATCAATGTGAGACACATATCTATTATCAACAAGCAGCATTGCTTCAAACAATGAAACCCTATGGAACAATTTTAGAATCTTGGAGTCCTTTTATAGCAGGTAAAGTCTCAAAAAATAAAAATGGTTTTTTTAATGATTCTGCCTTAGAAAAAATCGCCCACAAATACAACAAGAGCATAGCACAAATTGTCTTGCGTTTTTTTACACAACAAGGCATTGTGACTATTCCAAAGGCATCCAAAAAGGAACATATGCAAGAAAATATAGATATTTTCAATTTTAATTTAACTAAAGAGGAAATAAAAACTATCAAAACATTCGATAAAAACGCGACACAATTTAGCTGGGGATATCAATAA
- a CDS encoding CiaD-like domain-containing protein yields the protein MELKEAILKTLAEIDLDAESTISLEEKPERDALLDIIAAEEAKKESPTTPASYERKIQKLDLKNHKELKELLIKYYSEEEKFLNNLQDRILVLFEGLQSPNNRNIEEKVDMILNFLEFTLAIIDEKKNQK from the coding sequence ATGGAATTAAAAGAGGCAATTTTAAAAACTCTAGCAGAGATTGACTTAGATGCAGAATCTACAATTTCACTTGAAGAAAAGCCAGAAAGAGATGCTCTTTTAGATATTATAGCAGCCGAAGAAGCAAAAAAAGAATCGCCCACAACTCCTGCTTCTTATGAAAGAAAAATCCAAAAGCTTGATTTAAAAAACCACAAAGAACTCAAGGAACTTCTTATTAAGTATTATTCTGAAGAAGAAAAATTTTTAAATAATCTACAAGATAGGATTCTTGTCTTATTTGAAGGATTGCAATCACCCAATAATCGAAATATTGAAGAAAAAGTCGATATGATTCTTAATTTTTTAGAATTTACTTTAGCCATCATCGATGAAAAAAAGAATCAAAAATGA
- a CDS encoding bifunctional indole-3-glycerol phosphate synthase/phosphoribosylanthranilate isomerase, whose amino-acid sequence MIPTILKKILQTKAKYPILKTTRAAKLTPPKFSFPFLIAEIKRASPSAGDIGAINSPKDLAQSYLDGGAGAISVLCEKDFFKGDLEDLKETKLSHENATILRKDFITKLEQIQESYDFGADMVLLIAAIFIGNNNENGGFARLKQLYEESLKLGLTPLIEVHNAKEVDFITPLQATLIGINSRDLHTFTINKIQAYNLLNYIQKTNPQSKIIFESSIECSFDGFVVGNIGFDGILCGSYLVRDSTPAQTLKHLKSAIISGKQSPNGFYRNVFKLLDSKQGFLKICGITSSKDALMCAKALESNLNSPLEKIAALGFILVKDSPRFTNPETIKEIAKSLQAHPKILRIAVVKDDQEMMQIAINLYKEGIIDALQLHGVSQKSFGSIDLKEANFAFYEAWNVEKAEDLGDFISPFVLLDSKSTLGGGSGKNIALSTLKSLQEKTSCYLCVAGGVGISNIQDLRKIGVKMFDVNSSLESTTGKKDQQKISEFLKAFVL is encoded by the coding sequence ATGATTCCAACCATTCTTAAAAAAATTCTCCAAACAAAAGCCAAATATCCCATTTTAAAAACTACAAGAGCAGCTAAACTCACTCCCCCAAAGTTTAGCTTTCCTTTTTTGATTGCCGAGATTAAAAGAGCTAGTCCTTCAGCAGGGGATATTGGAGCGATAAACAGCCCAAAAGATCTAGCTCAAAGCTATCTTGATGGTGGGGCTGGTGCGATTTCTGTCTTATGCGAAAAAGATTTCTTTAAAGGCGATTTAGAGGATTTAAAAGAGACAAAACTAAGCCACGAAAATGCTACCATACTACGCAAAGACTTCATTACTAAGCTTGAGCAAATTCAAGAATCTTATGATTTTGGTGCGGATATGGTGCTTTTAATCGCCGCTATTTTTATTGGCAACAATAATGAAAATGGGGGTTTTGCAAGACTTAAGCAACTTTATGAAGAATCTTTAAAGCTTGGCTTAACCCCATTAATAGAAGTCCATAATGCCAAAGAAGTTGATTTTATCACTCCACTTCAAGCAACTCTTATTGGCATCAATTCACGCGATTTACACACTTTTACCATTAATAAAATCCAAGCTTACAATCTCTTAAACTACATTCAAAAAACAAATCCACAAAGTAAAATCATCTTTGAATCTTCCATTGAATGTAGTTTTGATGGCTTTGTAGTAGGAAATATTGGCTTTGATGGAATCTTGTGCGGCAGTTATCTTGTGCGCGATTCTACACCCGCACAGACCCTAAAACACCTAAAGAGTGCAATTATTAGCGGAAAACAATCGCCCAATGGTTTTTATCGCAATGTTTTTAAACTCCTTGATTCCAAGCAAGGCTTTTTGAAAATCTGTGGAATCACTTCTAGCAAAGATGCGCTAATGTGCGCTAAAGCTTTAGAATCAAACCTAAACTCACCCCTAGAAAAAATTGCAGCACTAGGATTTATTTTAGTTAAAGATTCTCCCCGATTTACCAACCCAGAAACTATCAAAGAAATCGCCAAAAGTTTGCAAGCTCATCCAAAAATTCTTAGAATTGCTGTGGTTAAAGATGACCAAGAAATGATGCAAATAGCTATTAATCTCTACAAAGAGGGCATTATTGATGCTTTGCAACTCCATGGAGTAAGTCAAAAAAGCTTTGGTAGCATAGATTTAAAAGAAGCAAATTTTGCATTTTATGAAGCTTGGAATGTGGAGAAAGCAGAGGATTTGGGCGATTTTATAAGCCCTTTTGTATTGCTAGATTCCAAAAGCACTCTAGGAGGTGGAAGTGGCAAAAATATTGCGCTTAGCACATTAAAATCACTCCAAGAAAAAACTAGTTGCTATCTCTGTGTAGCTGGTGGAGTGGGAATCTCAAATATTCAAGATTTAAGAAAAATCGGAGTTAAAATGTTTGATGTTAATTCTAGTCTAGAATCAACTACAGGTAAAAAGGATCAGCAAAAAATCTCTGAATTCTTAAAAGCCTTTGTGCTATAA
- a CDS encoding DNA-methyltransferase, protein MLDLINTKLTIDGLELLQSLGDCSIDLCFFDPQYRGVLDKMRYGNEGERQKGRSVLVQMSESTIIHFIQEISRVLKPSRYLMLWIDKFHLCEGVRPWLDSTSLEIVDLITWDKMKMGMGYRTRKQSEYLLIVQKKPIKARGTWKLHNIRDVCSEKIPQNELKAHPHSKPKTLQKTLIESCTNIGDLVCDPAAGSFSVLECCKELGRNFIGTNLTTK, encoded by the coding sequence ATGTTGGATCTGATAAACACCAAACTCACCATTGATGGCTTAGAATTACTCCAAAGTTTGGGGGATTGTAGCATTGATTTATGTTTTTTTGATCCACAATATCGTGGTGTGCTAGATAAAATGCGCTATGGCAATGAGGGTGAGCGACAAAAGGGGCGTAGTGTCTTGGTGCAAATGTCTGAATCAACGATTATACATTTTATCCAAGAAATTAGCCGAGTTTTAAAGCCTAGCCGCTATCTTATGCTATGGATTGATAAATTTCATCTGTGTGAGGGCGTGAGACCTTGGCTAGATTCTACATCTTTAGAGATTGTGGATCTTATCACTTGGGATAAAATGAAAATGGGTATGGGCTACCGCACAAGAAAACAAAGCGAATATCTACTTATCGTGCAAAAAAAGCCTATTAAAGCAAGGGGGACTTGGAAACTCCATAATATCCGCGATGTGTGTAGCGAAAAAATTCCACAAAACGAGCTAAAAGCACACCCTCATAGCAAACCAAAAACCTTACAAAAAACCCTTATAGAATCTTGCACCAATATCGGAGATTTAGTGTGCGATCCAGCAGCAGGAAGCTTTAGTGTGTTAGAGTGCTGCAAGGAATTAGGGAGAAATTTTATAGGGACAAATCTCACTACAAAATAA
- a CDS encoding response regulator transcription factor yields the protein MLEILMIEDDLELATILSEYLKAHDINVTNYDEPYTGMSAINTRHFDLLLLDLTLPNLDGLEVCKKVAKEKHIPIIISSARHDIDDRVLGLEYGADDYIPKPYDPKELVARIHSVLRRYKTTKEPNSTEIICPPFLLNKSSREIFLDNTPLDLTKAEYEILSFMIENKNQALTRDSIAAHSDSISPDSTNKSIDVIMGRLRAKIEKEGKKYIFSIRGIGYKFQTKDNE from the coding sequence ATGCTAGAAATTTTAATGATTGAGGATGACTTAGAATTAGCAACTATTCTTAGCGAATACCTCAAAGCCCATGATATTAATGTAACAAACTATGATGAACCCTATACGGGTATGAGTGCAATTAACACTCGACATTTTGACCTCCTTCTTTTAGATTTAACACTCCCTAACCTAGATGGGCTTGAGGTTTGCAAGAAAGTTGCTAAAGAAAAGCACATCCCCATTATCATCTCTTCTGCTAGACACGATATAGATGACCGAGTCTTAGGATTAGAATATGGTGCGGATGACTACATACCAAAACCCTATGATCCAAAAGAACTTGTAGCGCGAATCCATAGTGTTTTACGCCGATATAAAACAACTAAAGAACCTAATTCTACTGAAATCATTTGCCCTCCTTTCTTGCTTAACAAAAGTAGTCGAGAAATTTTTCTTGACAATACTCCACTAGATTTAACCAAAGCAGAATACGAGATTTTAAGCTTTATGATAGAAAACAAAAATCAAGCATTAACGCGCGATTCTATTGCAGCACATTCTGATTCAATTAGTCCAGATAGCACCAACAAAAGCATTGATGTGATTATGGGCAGATTACGCGCTAAAATTGAAAAGGAAGGTAAAAAGTATATTTTTTCTATTCGCGGAATCGGTTACAAATTCCAAACTAAAGACAATGAATAA
- a CDS encoding DoxX family protein, whose translation MMLNPDLAKLLLRLCVGGLMLFHGVFKIFSGADIYVGMLESKGLPGIMAYGVYVGEVLAPLLILVGYQVRIAALLVAFTMVMAIYLVYGFEIFALDSYGGWVIEHQLLYILPCLALFFMGGGKYAFFKKEEKIKA comes from the coding sequence ATGATGTTGAATCCTGATTTAGCAAAATTACTTTTAAGACTTTGTGTGGGTGGGCTTATGCTGTTTCATGGTGTGTTTAAAATATTTAGTGGTGCAGATATTTATGTGGGTATGCTGGAATCAAAAGGATTGCCTGGGATTATGGCGTATGGAGTTTATGTTGGAGAAGTTTTGGCACCCCTTTTGATACTTGTAGGCTACCAAGTGCGAATTGCAGCTTTGCTTGTTGCTTTTACGATGGTTATGGCTATTTATTTGGTCTATGGATTTGAGATTTTTGCGCTTGATTCTTATGGTGGTTGGGTTATTGAACATCAACTCTTGTATATTTTGCCTTGCCTTGCCTTGTTTTTTATGGGTGGAGGAAAATATGCGTTTTTTAAAAAAGAAGAAAAAATTAAGGCTTAA
- a CDS encoding ArsS family sensor histidine kinase, with the protein MNKNSIIVKITILFLIAIIGLSAFSYYFIREEIDKKTYENQLKYTQFLATINQLVRFGGNIALIEKYLDELALVQIDNTEFLKRFENHISPNFNQGVIVKIIKEKKGIYLFLQTPNGWRVYGDIHFNRLFNYYIITFIAFIIVVFLFVLVIRSLLPLKTLQKEIRKFANGQTDIHCKINQNDEIGELAQEFDNAVKKINALNQSRHLFLRSIMHELKTPITKGRITAEMIDNTLYKERLCSVFERLNSLINEFAKIEELSSRNYCLNKCNISLKEVLDKVFEMLLLDKEQISTLFIFPKEECFLYADFEMIALVIKNLIDNAIKYKTQGQIEIYIQDKNLGIKNYGMPLPYSLQDHSKPFFKDSKSNTSGLGLGIYIIKSTLESQGLELEYFYKENQNNFIVKGVISHKTLKG; encoded by the coding sequence ATGAATAAAAACTCAATCATCGTAAAGATTACTATTCTTTTTTTAATTGCCATTATTGGCTTAAGTGCTTTTTCTTATTATTTTATTCGTGAAGAAATCGACAAAAAAACCTATGAAAATCAACTCAAATACACTCAATTCCTAGCTACCATCAATCAGCTTGTGCGCTTTGGGGGCAACATTGCCTTGATTGAAAAATACCTTGATGAATTGGCTTTAGTCCAAATTGACAACACAGAATTTCTCAAGCGCTTTGAGAATCATATTTCACCAAATTTTAACCAAGGAGTGATTGTAAAAATTATCAAAGAAAAAAAAGGGATTTATTTGTTTTTACAAACCCCAAATGGTTGGCGAGTTTATGGAGATATTCATTTTAATAGGCTTTTTAACTACTATATCATTACTTTTATTGCTTTTATTATCGTTGTTTTTCTTTTTGTGCTTGTTATTCGCAGTCTCTTACCTCTCAAAACACTCCAAAAGGAAATAAGAAAATTTGCCAATGGACAAACAGACATTCATTGCAAAATCAATCAAAATGATGAAATTGGAGAATTAGCGCAAGAATTTGATAATGCCGTTAAAAAAATCAATGCCCTAAACCAATCTAGACATCTCTTTTTGCGCTCCATTATGCACGAGCTAAAAACCCCTATCACCAAAGGAAGAATTACTGCTGAAATGATTGATAACACACTTTATAAAGAGCGTTTGTGTTCAGTGTTTGAGCGACTTAATTCGCTAATTAATGAGTTTGCAAAAATTGAAGAATTAAGCTCTCGCAATTACTGCCTCAATAAATGCAATATCTCACTTAAGGAAGTTTTGGATAAAGTTTTTGAAATGCTACTTTTAGACAAAGAACAAATTTCCACACTTTTTATCTTTCCCAAAGAAGAATGTTTTTTATATGCCGATTTTGAAATGATTGCCCTAGTAATTAAAAATCTCATTGATAATGCTATTAAATATAAAACACAAGGACAAATTGAAATCTATATTCAAGACAAAAATTTAGGAATCAAAAACTATGGAATGCCACTACCTTATAGTTTGCAAGATCACTCTAAGCCTTTTTTTAAAGATTCTAAATCCAATACAAGTGGCTTAGGACTTGGGATTTATATCATCAAAAGCACACTAGAATCACAAGGATTAGAACTAGAATATTTTTACAAAGAAAATCAGAATAATTTTATAGTAAAAGGGGTAATATCCCATAAAACTTTAAAAGGATAA